The genome window CGCGCCAGCGCCTCGGCGTCGGCGGGATCGACCATGAACGCGCCGGAGCCGGTCTTGACGTCGAGCACCAGCCCGTCGAGCCCGGCGGCGAGCTTCTTCGAGAGGATCGAGGCGACGATCAGCGGCAGGCTCTCGACCGTCGCGGACACGTCGCGGATCGCGTAGAGGCGGCGGTCCGCGGGGGCGAGATCGTCGGTCTGGCCGATCACCGCGCAGCCGACCCGCCGCACCACGGCGGCGAAGGTCTCGACGCTCGGCGCGACGTCATAGCCGGGAACGCTCGAAAGCTTGTCGAGGGTGCCGCCGGTATGGCCGAGACCGCGCCCGGAAATCATCGGCACGTGGACGCCGCAGGCCGCCACCAGCGGCGCGAGAATCAGGCTGACCTTGTCGCCGATGCCGCCGGTGGAGTGCTTGTCGATCACCGGCACGTCGCCGAGGCCCATCGCCCGCCAGTCGAGCACCCGCCCGGAATCCCGCATCGCCAGGGTCAGCGCGCGGCATTCGGCATCGGACAGATCGCGGAACAGCACCGCCATCGCGAACGCCGCCGCCTGCGCGTCGGCCACCGAGCCGTCGGCGAGCCCGGCGACGAAATCCGCAATCTCGGCGTCGTCGAGTTGGCCGCCGTCGCGCTTCTTCGCGATCGTCTCCTGCGGCAGGGCGCGGCGCGGACCGTCCGCCTCACCGAGCACCGCATCGTCGTCGGCCGCGAGGATCGCCGCGAGTTCGTCCAGCAGGCCGCTCGCGCCGATGCGGAAGCGGTCCGGCGTCACCCACTCCGCGCCCATCGTCCGCTCGGCGAGGCGAACGTAGGCGACCGCCTGATCGAGGCTTCTCACCCCACCCGACACCTTGAAGCCGCAGGTTCCGCCGGTTTCCCTGATCGCTGCAAGCATCGCCTCGGCGGCCTCGGGCGTGGCGCCGACGGCGATCTTGCCGGTCGAGGTCTTGATGAAGTCGGCCCCGGCGGCGATCGCCGCCCGCGCCGCTTCCCCGATTCCGGCGGGATCGGGGAACGCGCCGGTTTCGAGAATCACCTTGAGTTTGGCCAGCACGCCGCACGCCGACTTGCAGGCCGAGACGAACTCCGCGCACGCCTCGTGATTGCCCTTCAGCCAGTCGGCGTAGGGGAACACCACGTCCACCTCCTCGACGCCGTCGTTGACCGCGCGCAGCACCTCGAACGCGGCGAGCGAGGCGTTGCTCCGCCCTTCGGGGAAGTTGGCGACCGTCACAGGGCGGATGCCGCTGTGCCGCAGCACCACCACCGGCACCAGCGCCTGACGCGGCGGCACGCACACTCCGGCGGGCGGCACCGGCGCATCGAGCGCCTTCTCGCACAGGGCGATGATCGCCGCGTCGTCGGCCTCGGGGTCGAGGTTGGTGAGATCGATCAGCGAGAGGACGCGGCGCGCCCAGTCCTTGCGGGTCAGACTCACGCGGGTTCCTCCATGAACGCGACCAGTAGATCCCGCAGCGCCGCGGCGCCGGTAGCGGCGCGCGCGAGGGTACGGGCGTGGGAAAGGTGGCTACCGCCCATCCCCGCGGCGAGGTTGGTGACCAGCGAAAACGCCGCGACCCGCATCCCGAGGGCGCGCGCGAGAATCACCTCGGGCACCGTCGACATGCCGACGAAATCCGCGCCGAGCAGCTTCGCGGCGCGGATTTCCGCCGGGGTTTCGAAGCTCGGTCCGGGAAACCACATGTAGACGCCTTCCGCCAGCGCCATCCCCTTCGCCACCGCGATCGCGCGGAAGCGCTCTCGCAGGCCGGGATCGTAGGCGTCGACCATGTCGACGAAACGGCCGTCGCCGGTCGCGCCGGTCAGAGGGTTGAGACCGGTCAGATTGATGTGGTCGACGATCATCCCGACCGCACCCGGCCCCGCCTCTGGGCGCAACGAGCCCGCCGCGTTGGTGACGATCAAAGTCTTGCAGCCGAGCAGCGCCAGTGTCGCCAGCGGCACCGCCATGCCGTCGGCGTCTCCGGTTTCGTAGGAATGTACGCGCCCCTGCAGCATCGCCACCCGGCGGCGCCCGAGGGTGCCCGCCGCAACCCGCGCCGCATGACCCGCCACCGACAGGCGCGGAAACCCGGGAACGCTCTCGTAGGGCACCTCCACCCGGTCGCCGAGCGCGGTCGCGAGCTCGGCGAGGCCGCTGCCGCAGATCACGCCGATCTCCGGCGCGATGCCGCCGAATTTTCCCTTGAGCGCCGCCGCCGCGAGCACCGCGTCGCCGTCGGAAACCAGCCGTATCGTCATTCTTTCCCTCTCCCGTCGAACGCACCCGGCAGCAAATCGTCGAGGCGCAGCCTGCGCACCGGCCCGTCGTCGCCGTCGGCCACCGCCACGACCGCGCCGGGCGCGGCGAATTCCGTCAACTTCTGCCGACAGCCGCCGCACGGCGTCGCCGGAGCGCGGGCGTCGCCGCCCGCCACCGCGACCGCCACCAGCCGCCGCCGTCCCGCCGCGACCATCGCCCCGAGCGCCACCGCCTCGGCGCACAGCCCCTCGGGATAGGCGGCGTTCTCGACGTTGCAGCCGACGTACACCGTGCCGTCGTCGGCGCGGATCGCCGCGCCCACCGGATAGTGCGAATAGGGCGCGTAGGCATGCGCCCGCACCGCGCGGGCGCGGGCCACGAGCTCCGCCAGATCGTCCATCGCTCCGACTCCGCAAGACTCCGCTCAGTGAATCCGTCCGCCCGACGGGCGTCAACGCAAAAATCCGGAGGCGAATCGCAACTGCGCGCGCAGTTTTTCATGCCGCGATCATAACGAAAGCGCCGCGCCGAACAGCGTCAGCGCCGCCACCAGCGCCACCACCGGCAGCCGCCCGGTCGCCAGCAGCGCGAACCCGGCGGCGACCGCGACCGCATCCCACGGCCCGCGGATCGCCGACGACAGCACCGGATCCACCCACGCGGCAGCGAGCAGGCCGATCACCGCAAGATTGACGCCGCCGAGGATGCGCGCCGCCAGCCGCGAGCGCCGCAGCGCGCGGGCATACGGCAGGATGCCGAACACCAACAGCATCGAGGGCAGGAAGATCGCCACCGTCGCCACCGCCGCGGCGGCGACCGGTTCGGCGGGCCGGAGCGCCGCGCCGAGGAAGGCGGAAATCGCGAACAGCGGCCCCGGCACCGCCTGCGCGACGCCGTATCCGGCGAGGAAGGTTTCGGCAGGCAGGAGACCGGCGTCGACCCACTCCGCCTTGAGCAGCGGCAGAACCACATGGCCGCCGCCGAACACCAGACTACCGGCACGGTAGAAACGATCGGCGAGATCGACCAGCGGCGCATGGGCGAGCGCGGCGGCGACCGGCAGCAGCGCCAGCAGCGCCGCCCAGGCCGCCAGCCATAACCCGGCGGCCCGGCCGGGTGCTTCGCCCGGCTCGGTCTCGGGCGCGTCCCCGGCACGGATCGCCCCCCACAGCGCGCCGACGCCCAGCGCCCCCAGCTGCCCGCCGAGGCCCGGCGCCGCCGCCGCGACCACCGCCGCCGCGAGCGCGGGCGCGAGGTCGAGGGGACGGCGGAAACGGCTTTTCCCCATATGCAGCAACGCCACCCCGACCACCGCCGCGGCGGCCCAGGCGAGACCGCGGGCGGCGGCGGCGATTCCCTCGGGCGGCAGCAGCGCCACCCCCGCGCCGAGGCCGCCGAGCAGTAACGCCGACGGCAGGGTGAATCCCAGCCACGCCGCGAGCGCGCCCGCAACGCCGCCGCGCAGGTAGCCGATCGCCAGCCCGAGCTGCGAACTCGCGGGGCCGGGAAGAACGTGACAGAGAGCGACGAGATCGGCGAACTCGCGTGCGCCGAGCCAGGCGCGGCGGCGGACGAACGCGGCCTCGAAGTAGCCGATATGCGCCACCGGCCCCCCGAAAGCGGTCAGGCCGAGGCCGAGGAACGCCAGGAATATCCGCCACATCTCCGCCTCTCCCCGACCCTTCGGAGGAGAGATGGCGCGCCCTCCCGGCTGCATCAAGGCGGCGCTTGGCCATCCTCGGGGGAGCGGGTATGATCACGCGCCGTCATCTCGTTTCGAGGACTCCCGCCCGTGTTGTTACCCCGCAATCCGATCCGGGACTGGATGAACAGCGAGGCGTGGGAGATCGCCGCGCCCGACGACGACGGCTACGGCATGCGGCGGTTCGCGCGGATGCTCCACGCCTGCGGCTTGCCGGTGCGGCGCTTCCGCTTCGCCACGCCCGCGCTGCATCCGCTCTATCGCGCCATGACCTTCAGCTGGGATGCCGACGGCGACCGCGTCGACGAGGTGGAGATTCCCCACGACGTCAGCGAAACCGACCCCAGCTTCTTCCAGAGTCCGCTCTACGCGATCTTCTTCGAAGGTGCGCACGCGGTGCGCCGTCGACCGCAACTGCCGCGACAGTGCGACTGCCCGCGCGACCCCATGGAAGCGGGGATGACCGACTTCGCCACCTTCCGGATGCAGTTCCGGATGCTGCCGATGCCGGAGGGCGCGTTCAGCATCGCCACCGACGCGCCGGAAGGGTTCGACTCCCGCCATCTCGCGCTGATCGACGATGCGATGCCCGCGATGTCGCACCTGTCGGAGCTGATCCTGTTCTCGGAGATGACGAAGACGCTGATGCACACCTATCTCGGCCGCACGCCGGGCGAGCGGGTGATGAGCGGCCAGATCCG of uncultured Alphaproteobacteria bacterium contains these proteins:
- a CDS encoding Chromate transporter, chromate ion transporter (CHR) family, translated to MWRIFLAFLGLGLTAFGGPVAHIGYFEAAFVRRRAWLGAREFADLVALCHVLPGPASSQLGLAIGYLRGGVAGALAAWLGFTLPSALLLGGLGAGVALLPPEGIAAAARGLAWAAAAVVGVALLHMGKSRFRRPLDLAPALAAAVVAAAAPGLGGQLGALGVGALWGAIRAGDAPETEPGEAPGRAAGLWLAAWAALLALLPVAAALAHAPLVDLADRFYRAGSLVFGGGHVVLPLLKAEWVDAGLLPAETFLAGYGVAQAVPGPLFAISAFLGAALRPAEPVAAAAVATVAIFLPSMLLVFGILPYARALRRSRLAARILGGVNLAVIGLLAAAWVDPVLSSAIRGPWDAVAVAAGFALLATGRLPVVALVAALTLFGAALSL
- a CDS encoding thymidine phosphorylase (modular protein) — its product is MSLTRKDWARRVLSLIDLTNLDPEADDAAIIALCEKALDAPVPPAGVCVPPRQALVPVVVLRHSGIRPVTVANFPEGRSNASLAAFEVLRAVNDGVEEVDVVFPYADWLKGNHEACAEFVSACKSACGVLAKLKVILETGAFPDPAGIGEAARAAIAAGADFIKTSTGKIAVGATPEAAEAMLAAIRETGGTCGFKVSGGVRSLDQAVAYVRLAERTMGAEWVTPDRFRIGASGLLDELAAILAADDDAVLGEADGPRRALPQETIAKKRDGGQLDDAEIADFVAGLADGSVADAQAAAFAMAVLFRDLSDAECRALTLAMRDSGRVLDWRAMGLGDVPVIDKHSTGGIGDKVSLILAPLVAACGVHVPMISGRGLGHTGGTLDKLSSVPGYDVAPSVETFAAVVRRVGCAVIGQTDDLAPADRRLYAIRDVSATVESLPLIVASILSKKLAAGLDGLVLDVKTGSGAFMVDPADAEALARRLVTVAKQAGLPTRALITDMNQALGSTVGNALEVAEAVAFLRAERRDPRLEEVTLALGVEMLGLVGIDAATASRKLRLALDGGRAAETFARMVAALGGPLDFVDNAGAYLDDAPVVTEVRAETAGFVAAIDAKRLGLALVDLGGGRTRPDRGVDVAVGLSEVLGVGAAADAPLCRIHARDAAAAARAAERVRAAFTISERPVAAPPVLHGRIVA
- the cdd gene encoding Cytidine deaminase — protein: MDDLAELVARARAVRAHAYAPYSHYPVGAAIRADDGTVYVGCNVENAAYPEGLCAEAVALGAMVAAGRRRLVAVAVAGGDARAPATPCGGCRQKLTEFAAPGAVVAVADGDDGPVRRLRLDDLLPGAFDGRGKE
- a CDS encoding Putative adenylate/guanylate cyclase (fragment) (Evidence 3 : Function proposed based on presence of conserved amino acid motif, structural feature or limited homology) — protein: MLLPRNPIRDWMNSEAWEIAAPDDDGYGMRRFARMLHACGLPVRRFRFATPALHPLYRAMTFSWDADGDRVDEVEIPHDVSETDPSFFQSPLYAIFFEGAHAVRRRPQLPRQCDCPRDPMEAGMTDFATFRMQFRMLPMPEGAFSIATDAPEGFDSRHLALIDDAMPAMSHLSELILFSEMTKTLMHTYLGRTPGERVMSGQIRRGDGIDIRAVIWFSDLRESTRLSAELPRAEFLALLNRYFDCAAGPVLAEGGEVLRYIGDAVLAIFPAETEAQTRDACERAVRAARAARLCLAELNAERAAEAKPPIEFGIGLHVGEVTYGNIGVPDRLEFTVIGEAANRAARLQNQSKILRRPLVVSEDFARAHGGNWQRLGLMETRGMAAATVYGPADWPL
- the xapA gene encoding Purine nucleoside phosphorylase 2, with the translated sequence MTIRLVSDGDAVLAAAALKGKFGGIAPEIGVICGSGLAELATALGDRVEVPYESVPGFPRLSVAGHAARVAAGTLGRRRVAMLQGRVHSYETGDADGMAVPLATLALLGCKTLIVTNAAGSLRPEAGPGAVGMIVDHINLTGLNPLTGATGDGRFVDMVDAYDPGLRERFRAIAVAKGMALAEGVYMWFPGPSFETPAEIRAAKLLGADFVGMSTVPEVILARALGMRVAAFSLVTNLAAGMGGSHLSHARTLARAATGAAALRDLLVAFMEEPA